One Lucilia cuprina isolate Lc7/37 chromosome 4, ASM2204524v1, whole genome shotgun sequence DNA segment encodes these proteins:
- the LOC111689796 gene encoding protein ANTAGONIST OF LIKE HETEROCHROMATIN PROTEIN 1-like has protein sequence MLQNEEVVTILAAYVLESSEDEEEPNKKRRRIWVKEWVLHRQQEGFYAKLYTQIRANEPDLYRNFLRMDIEQFDNLLLLVTPHIKKADTNMRQNISAGERLVLTLRYLATAENFRSLQFVFRIPVSTISRIIPEVLDAIYKVLVGKYLQTPCDTDAWMSVSSKFNELWHFPNCIGAVDGKHVVMDAPPNAGSIFYNYKGTHSIGLMGIADAEYKFLYIDVGRNGRFSDGGVFNSCTFGKALDSNKLCLPPSKALPGRQMPVPYVLVADDAFAMRPNLMKPYAQRGLTMVQRVYNYRLSRGRRIIENVFGIMSARFRVFRKPICLDAEKTKKVTLACCVLHNYLMVTNRKKYAPPNAFDHYDSTGTLVPGD, from the exons ATGTTACAAAATGAAGAAGTAGTGACTATTTTAGCTGCTTACGTTTTAGAAAGTAGCGAGGATGAAGAAGAACCAAATAAGAAACGCCGCAGAATATGGGTAAAGGAATGGGTCCTTCATCGACAGCAGGAGGGTTTTTACGCAAAATTATATACCCAAATTCGTGCAAATGAACCGGATTTATATCGTAATTTCTTGCGCATGGACATCGAACAATTTGACAATTTACTGCTTTTAGTAACTCCACATATAAAAAAGGCTGATACCAACATGCGTCAAAATATTTCAGCAGGTGAGAGACTTGTTTTGACACTACGCTATCTAGCTACCGCCGAAAACTTTCGGTCACTACAATTCGTGTTTAGAATACCAGTATCAACGATCTCGCGCATTATTCCCGAAGTATTAGATGCCATTTACAAAGTACTTGTGGGTAAATATCTCCAG ACACCATGTGATACAGATGCATGGATGTCTGTTTCTAGCAAATTTAATGAGTTGTGGCACTTTCCCAACTGTATAGGAGCAGTTGATGGTAAGCATGTGGTGATGGATGCACCACCCAATGCTGGCAGCatcttttataattataaaggtACGCACAGTATTGGATTGATGGGCATTGCAGATGCGgaatacaaatttttgtatattgatGTCGGTCGCAACGGACGGTTTTCCGATGGCGGTGTGTTTAATAGTTGCACATTTGGAAAAGCACTGGATTCTAATAAGCTTTGTTTGCCACCATCTAAAGCACTCCCTGGAAGACAAATGCCAGTTCCTTATGTGCTAGTCGCTGACGATGCATTTGCTATGCGGCCGAATCTAATGAAACCGTATGCCCAACGAGGCCTAACAATGGTTCAACGAGTGTACAATTACCGATTGAGTCGCGGTCGGCGTataatagaaaatgtatttgGCATCATGTCTGCCCGTTTCAGAGTGTTCCGAAAGCCGATCTGCCTGGATGCTGAAAAGACTAAAAAAGTAACTCTTGCTTGTTGCGTGCTTCACAACTATTTGATGGTCACAAACAGGAAAAAGTATGCACCCCCAAATGCATTTGATCATTATGATAGCACCGGTACACTTGTTCCAGGCGATTAG
- the LOC124419677 gene encoding uncharacterized protein LOC124419677, whose amino-acid sequence MSFLSPSLPAQQPKRKSITPPSLLPTNHRRNELKEMAVNALQSMNSRQLEPKDSSTAFGEYIAAELRSLTPEQATYARSKLRRAFNDIMDEAALMVPHQQHQENRDVLFTPIQTIQPNQGNE is encoded by the exons ATGTCCTTTCTATCACCATCACTGCCTGCACAACAGCCAAAACGTAAGAGCATCACCCCACCCTCACTCTTGCCAACAAATCACAGACGCAATGAATTGAAAGAGATGGCTGTAAATGCACTACAGTCCATGAATTCTAGACAATTAGAACCAAAGGATTCATCCACAGCTTTTGGCGAATATATTGCAGCAGAATTGAGGAGCCTTACACCGGAACAAGCGACATATGCTAGATCAAAGTTGAGACGAGCCTTCAACGATATAATGGATGAAGCGGCTTTAATG GTACCACATCAACAGCACCAAGAAAACAGAGATGTTTTGTTTACTCCAATACAAACAATCCAACCAAACCAAGGCAATGAATAA